From a single Planctellipticum variicoloris genomic region:
- a CDS encoding GTP-binding protein — protein sequence MAQQIRFIMVGGFLGAGKTTTLARLARRYMDQGLKVGIVTNDQAQDLVDTNNLRSQGFDVGEVAGACFCCKFNDLIGTMDSLDTTKTPDVILAEPVGSCTDLVATVIQPLKQLYQARFSIAPYAVILKPSQGRKILKNEAGTGFSPKAAYILEKQLEEADAILINRIDELSAAELQELEQLLAAKYPDTPRLRVSAKSGQGFEAFSEFLSQEGDFGRRVLDIDYDIYAEGEAELGWLNSSVRLNAVQPFDLDQLLVDLIGRLKASLTSGGFEAAHLKAIGLWEGFFGVANLVSSSLQPELSLPSRCQVREVDLVVNARVACDPDWLKALVDQAVREVAAARGATVTEGQTQSFRPGRPMPTHRLQPA from the coding sequence GTGGCGCAACAGATTCGCTTCATCATGGTCGGGGGATTTCTCGGCGCCGGCAAGACCACGACGCTCGCCCGGCTGGCTCGGCGCTATATGGATCAGGGACTCAAGGTCGGGATCGTGACCAACGACCAGGCCCAGGATCTGGTCGACACGAACAATCTGCGCTCGCAGGGCTTCGACGTTGGCGAAGTCGCCGGGGCCTGCTTCTGCTGCAAGTTCAATGACCTGATCGGGACGATGGATTCGCTCGATACGACGAAGACGCCGGATGTGATTCTCGCCGAGCCGGTCGGGAGCTGCACGGACCTCGTCGCGACGGTGATTCAGCCGCTCAAGCAGCTCTATCAGGCCCGCTTCAGCATCGCCCCTTATGCGGTGATTCTCAAGCCGAGCCAGGGGCGCAAGATCCTCAAGAACGAAGCGGGGACGGGATTCTCCCCCAAGGCCGCTTACATCCTGGAAAAGCAGCTCGAAGAGGCCGACGCGATTCTTATCAACCGGATCGACGAACTCTCCGCCGCCGAATTGCAGGAACTGGAGCAACTCCTCGCCGCAAAATATCCGGACACCCCCCGCCTGCGGGTCTCGGCGAAGAGCGGGCAGGGATTTGAAGCCTTCAGCGAGTTTCTCAGTCAGGAAGGGGATTTCGGCCGTCGAGTGCTGGACATCGACTACGACATCTACGCCGAAGGGGAAGCGGAGCTCGGCTGGCTGAACAGCTCTGTGCGGCTGAACGCGGTGCAGCCGTTCGACCTCGATCAGTTGCTCGTCGATCTGATCGGTCGGCTGAAGGCTTCGCTGACCTCCGGCGGATTCGAGGCTGCCCATTTGAAGGCGATCGGCCTGTGGGAAGGCTTCTTCGGCGTGGCTAATCTGGTCAGCAGCAGCCTGCAGCCCGAGCTGTCGCTCCCCTCCCGTTGCCAGGTCCGCGAGGTCGACCTGGTGGTCAACGCCCGCGTCGCCTGCGATCCGGACTGGCTGAAGGCGCTGGTGGATCAGGCGGTCCGGGAGGTCGCCGCCGCCCGCGGCGCCACGGTGACAGAAGGCCAGACGCAATCGTTCCGCCCCGGCCGCCCGATGCCAACGCACCGCCTCCAGCCGGCTTGA